The following are from one region of the Coffea eugenioides isolate CCC68of chromosome 2, Ceug_1.0, whole genome shotgun sequence genome:
- the LOC113763402 gene encoding cysteine protease ATG4-like translates to MKGSSERIVSSKHSSIDSPRTVATSTSSEAGPSSHSIHKTSVWSGFLVSAFAIFNSYSEPRGNKVSSTKNLGWTTALKRVVNSGSMRRILGLNKAGISSSRSDIWLLGTCYKVTDNDSITDPSQSEGFASFVEDFSSRILITYRKGFAPIGDSKYTSDASWGCMLRSSQMLVAQALLCHQLGRSWRKTVDQPMDQKYIKLLHMFGDSELSAYSIHNLLEAGKNYGLSPGSWVGPYAMCRTWETLYRSKKHDTPDEDLSSVIAIYVVSGDEDGERGGAPVICIDDITTHCVECSKGQVNWLPIILLVPLVLGLDKLNTRYLPLLGATFCFPQSLGILGGSPGASTYIIGLQDDNAFYLDPHEVQQVVDITRDNLEADTASYHSNILRHIRLDSLDPSLAIGFYCRDKSDFDDFCVRASELANRSNGAPLFTVTQSRKSSYPSRHNDNINNNAEFPLPGSYDMVPEGEPEGCAHEDDWQLL, encoded by the exons ATGAAGGGTTCCTCTGAAAGGATTGTTAGTTCTAAACATTCTTCAATTGATTCTCCAAGAACAGTTGCTACCTCAACTTCTTCAGAGGCAGGACCAAGCAGCCATAGCATCCACAAGACCTCAGTGTGGTCAGGCTTCTTGGTGTCTGCTTTTGCCATCTTTAACAGTTACAGCGAGCCTAGAGGTAATAAAGTTTCCTCTACAAAAAACCTTGGATGGACTACAGCCTTGAAGAGAGTAGTAAATAGTGGCTCAATGAGGAGAATACTAGGACTAAATAAGGCTGGCATTTCTAGCTCAAGGAGCGACATATGGCTTCTAGGTACCTGTTACAAAGTCACTGACAATGACTCAATAACTGATCCTAGTCAATCTGAAGGATTTGCTTCATTTGTAGAAGATTTCTCGTCAAGAATTTTAATCACATACCGCAAAG GATTTGCACCTATAGGGGACTCTAAGTATACCAGTGATGCTAGCTGGGGTTGCATGCTAAGGAGTAGTCAGATGCTTGTTGCTCAG GCCTTACTTTGTCATCAATTAGGAAGATCATGGAGGAAAACTGTGGACCAG CCAATGGACCAAAAATACATAAAGCTATTGCACATGTTTGGTGACTCTGAATTGTCAGCTTATTCCATCCACAATCTTCTTGAAGCTGGCAAGAATTATGGTCTTTCTCCTGGCTCATGGGTTGGCCCATATGCAATGTGTCGTACTTGGGAAACATTATATCGCAGTAAGAAACATGATACTCCAGATGAAGATCTTTCATCGGTGATTGCTATATACGTTGTTTCTGGTGATGAAGATGGAGAAAGAGGTGGGGCTCCTGTCATTTGCATTGACGATATAACTACACATTGTGTTGAGTGCTCGAAAGGCCAAGTTAATTGGCTGCCAATCATTTTGTTGGTTCCTTTGGTTCTTGGACTGGATAAACTCAATACAAG GTACCTTCCTTTGCTGGGAGCTACATTCTGTTTTCCTCAGAGCCTTGGCATATTGGGAGGCAGCCCTGGAGCTTCAACATATATTATCGGCTTGCAAGATGATAATGCATTTTATCTTGATCCACATGAAGTTCAGCAG GTTGTCGATATTACGAGGGATAATCTGGAAGCTGATACCGCCTCTTACCATAGCAA caTTCTGCGACATATTCGTCTCGACTCACTAGATCCATCCTTAGCAATTGGATTCTATTGCAGAGACAAAA GTgactttgatgatttttgtgtaCGGGCCTCAGAGCTAGCAAATCGATCAAACGGTGCTCCACTGTTTACAGTGACACAGTCCCGTAAATCTTCCTACCCTTCCCGTCACAATGATAACATCAATAATAATGCTGAGTTTCCACTACCTGGCTCCTACGATATGGTGCCCGAAGGTGAACCAGAAGGTTGTGCACATGAAGATGATTGGCAACTTCTTTGA